The stretch of DNA GCAAAAGATGTTCTCGAGTATACCCAAGATTGCATTTTTGTAGCCCATAGTGTCAACTTCGATTTTAATGTTATTAAACATGAATTACAAGAACTAGGGTCTGAGTATAAACGTAAAAAACTATGTACAGTACGTTTGTCCAGAAAACTTATGCCGGGGCAACGGTCTTATAGTTTAGGAAATCTTTGTACGACCTTAGGTATCAAAATAAATGGGCGTCACAGAGCAAGAGGCGATGCCGAAGCGACCGTCATACTCTTCGAAAAATTACTGGCATTAGATAATGACGATGTTTTTGATTCCTTTTTAAATAAGCGATCGCGCCAAGCAACCTTGCCACCGCTTTTACCAAAAAAAGTAATAGATGAGTTGCCTAATAAGACGGGTGTATATTATTTTAAAGATGTAAATGGTAAAGTGATTTATGTTGGTAAAGCCATAGATATCAAGCAACGTGTATTAAGTCATTTATATAGTAAAGCGAATAAGGAATTAAAACTATGTAACGATACAGCCAATATTACTTATCAACTTACGGGCAACGAATTTGTAGCCTTATTACAGGAGTCGGATGATATAAAACGGTTATACCCGAAATACAATCATGCTCAAAAGCGTAATAACCTTAGTTATGGTATAGGTACGTATCAAGATAGGCAAGGGGTGATACATGTCATTTATAATAGTCTTAAAGTGCTTAAAAACCCTATTTTAAAATTTTATAATAAAAGGGATTGTATAGCATTTTTAGAAGCATTATGCGAAAAGCATGAGCTCTGCCCCAGATATTGCAACTTACAAAATATTACAGGTGGATGTTTTCATTATCAAATCAAAAAATGTAGAGGTGTTTGCAGGAATACTGAGGATATTCAATCCTATAATAAGAGAGTACAAAAGGCTTTGGAATTATTACTTAATAAGAACTCTTATGTCATTAAAGAAGCTGGAAGAAAAGCGAATGAAGTAGCACTTATATTAATAAAAAATGGCACATATCAAGGGTTTGGCTATACTTCAAAATCAATAAAAAATGATTCCCTTATAGAGGTTGAAAAAGCTATTCAACTTAAACAAGATAATGCAGATATACAGCGCATTTTAAATAGTTATCTAAACAAGGGGACAAATACTATAAACTATCTTAATTAAAATGGTCAACTAAAGACATGAAATCCTTGTAAAAACAAGAGTTTTATGTTTAATAAGTGGAGTCAACGGGACAAAAGTCAAACTTTTTTATAGAGATTTGGATAGAATTAATAAGCTATAAATATTTGTGGTGTATCCGCTTTATTCTGCTATTAAGTATACTAATAAATACTCCAGGGTACCCAAATAGTAAAGAGCAACAGGAACTAGCAAACAGTTTAATTTCGTTTATTGAGAACCATATAAATTGGTAGCCTATTAAAGAAAAGAAATAACCGTTACACTTTATATTTTGAAATTAATTCTTGATTATTTTTAAACTCTCTAGGAGTGCATCCTTTTTTCTTTCTAAAGATGCGATTAAAATTTGATAGATTATTAAAGCCACATTCATAACCAATTTCGGCAATGGAATCCTCAGACTCAATAAGGAGACGTGCCGCATTCCCAACTCTAATATCATGAATGTATTCGGTGAACGATCTATGTGTATGTCTTTTAAAGTAATGGCTAAATGCGGTTTCAGACATATTTACTAAATCAGCAGCTTCTTTTAGCTTAATATTTCGTTTAAAGTTTTGCTGTATAAAATCAGAGACTACTTTAATGCGCTTGCTTTTACTGCTTTCAAATTTATTTACAAAAGAAGCGCTACTTAAAAGTGTTTGATTTCTCGAAATAGAAA from Flavivirga spongiicola encodes:
- a CDS encoding exonuclease domain-containing protein, translating into MYAIVDIETTGLGARGNKITEISIFVHDGTKVINEFTTLVNPEVPISYGITRLTGITDDMVRKAPKFHEIAKDVLEYTQDCIFVAHSVNFDFNVIKHELQELGSEYKRKKLCTVRLSRKLMPGQRSYSLGNLCTTLGIKINGRHRARGDAEATVILFEKLLALDNDDVFDSFLNKRSRQATLPPLLPKKVIDELPNKTGVYYFKDVNGKVIYVGKAIDIKQRVLSHLYSKANKELKLCNDTANITYQLTGNEFVALLQESDDIKRLYPKYNHAQKRNNLSYGIGTYQDRQGVIHVIYNSLKVLKNPILKFYNKRDCIAFLEALCEKHELCPRYCNLQNITGGCFHYQIKKCRGVCRNTEDIQSYNKRVQKALELLLNKNSYVIKEAGRKANEVALILIKNGTYQGFGYTSKSIKNDSLIEVEKAIQLKQDNADIQRILNSYLNKGTNTINYLN